Below is a window of Williamwhitmania sp. DNA.
TGCTATACAACAAGCCATATAACAAACTTTAACCATCATTTTTCTGCTTTGTTCAACGGGTTCAAATTTACACATTATTAGCAATAAGCGAATCGGGCCTTGTGGGCCAATTTAAAAAATAGAGCTGTTGTAGAAATCGAATATAGGTGGGAGTAGTTTCCATATCCAATGGTTTTGCGTAATTTTAGAAAATGGTTTAGGTTTGTATTAACATTGAGTTTTTACCATTGAAAAACAGCAATATGAGGAAGTCGATTGGCATTTTAGCAGTTGGGTTAACCAGCATTATTGTCTTCTCTTGCGTTCCTGCAAAAGAGTTTCAGACATTACAGGACAAGAATCAAAAATGTGAAGAGGAACGGGAACGATTTTCTGTTGAGAACCAATCGGTCAACGTGAAAAATCAGGAGCTGCGGAGCAAGGTCGATGTTTTGCAGAAGGAGGTGGACCATCTGGTTGCCGACTCTACGCGCTTAGCACAGGAGAACCTGGCGTTCATGCAAGATAACGAGAATTTGAAAAAACGCTATGCCGATTTGGAGGCGGCTCAAAATGGCTTGCTGAGTAGCAATTCTGTTGAAACCAAAAAGTTACTTAGCCAACTTCAGGAGAATCAAGTTGAACTGCAGCGACGTGAAGACGCGCTTCGGGAGTTGGAGCGTAAGCTCAACCAACGCAAGAGCGATTTGGATAAGATGCAGACCAATCTAACAAAGTTACAGGCTGATTTGGAGTCTAGAAATGCTCGGCTACTTGAGCTGGAAAAGGTGCTGCACCGAAAAGATTCGGTTGTGGCCGCGCTTAAACGAAAAGTCTCTGATGCACTGCTCGGGTTTGAAGGCAAAGGACTTACGGTGAGGGTGCAAAATGGAAAGGTGTATGTATCGCTGGAGGAGAAGTTGCTTTTTAAATCGGGAAGTTGGGAGGTTGATCCCAAGGGTGCCGAGGCCATTAAAAAGTTGTCCGATGTGTTGGTGGCTAACCCCGATATTAACGTAAACATTGAAGGCCACACCGATGATGTACCTTACAAAGGGAAGGGACAAATTACCGATAACTGGGATTTGAGCGTGAAGCGTGCCACCGCTATTGTAAAAATTCTTTTGCAGAATAAGAAGTTAAATCCCAAGCGCGTTGTTGCCAGCGGTAGAAGTGAATATCTGCCAGTTGACCCGGCAAAGACCGCTGAAGCTCGCCAAAAAAACAGACGGACCGAAATTATTCTTACCCCAAAGCTTGACGAGTTGCTTGAGATTCTCGACAACAACTAATTACTATTTTACATGCGACGCTTCTTGGGCATTGCAAAAAGTATTACCCCCATCAGGTTGCTAAACCTTATGG
It encodes the following:
- a CDS encoding OmpA family protein; the protein is MRKSIGILAVGLTSIIVFSCVPAKEFQTLQDKNQKCEEERERFSVENQSVNVKNQELRSKVDVLQKEVDHLVADSTRLAQENLAFMQDNENLKKRYADLEAAQNGLLSSNSVETKKLLSQLQENQVELQRREDALRELERKLNQRKSDLDKMQTNLTKLQADLESRNARLLELEKVLHRKDSVVAALKRKVSDALLGFEGKGLTVRVQNGKVYVSLEEKLLFKSGSWEVDPKGAEAIKKLSDVLVANPDINVNIEGHTDDVPYKGKGQITDNWDLSVKRATAIVKILLQNKKLNPKRVVASGRSEYLPVDPAKTAEARQKNRRTEIILTPKLDELLEILDNN